The Eleutherodactylus coqui strain aEleCoq1 chromosome 10, aEleCoq1.hap1, whole genome shotgun sequence genome contains the following window.
ttccctgctaggcagtgaacgttatgtcactagtgatgtagcctacactgacctgcaggaagcagaatgccgagaatggatggccagctggaggggaggtgacccgggggactgtgggagccaggagaaaatgcggtaagaagactaatgcgggaggaataggtaagtattttttttccctctaatgacaaaacccatttaaatgttgtgaacaactttttttttgggggggggggggggagaattttTTCCAAATTAAAATTAAATTTTCCTGCCAATTATTCTAGCTATAGGGTTTTATTAGGAATTCTACGTATCGCTGTATATAAATACCGCAGTCCAGGGGCGCTCTCACGCATGCTTTATACCGTGGTGTTTTGTACGCCTCGGTAATCTCGGGATAACGCTCCCATTAATTTTCATGGGGCCTCGCAGGCATACGCTTGGTCATGGCGCTATCTAGcgcagtgatttttgagcattGTCTGCTGTATTTTGCCATGtgtagcgcacctcatcaccatgatggggtgcgctaaaaaccGCTACTGGACGCAGTCCGAAGGCAAAGTAAATCGGCGGCAAATCGAAATCACAGTGTTTTGatgagcgcatgtgtgagagtggcctaagggtccttttagatgagccaagtTCTTGGCCCAATGATCACCAGTCTGAGAATTTTTACACACTTTTAACAATATTGAGGGTACATATTGTGTATTGTTTAACCCTTATTAGCCCAGGTAGACAGCAGCTAGAAATTGCTGCCCCTTACAGTAGTGAATGGGCTCCGCCTGAGAAAGAGCCCTCAACTCGCCTTCTAGATGGGGCGCCCCTGGTTGTATGGTGCCTCCGTACAGTGAATGGCCTGCCTGCAACTCATTAACTGGCtttacttacattttacagaaCATCTGTAATTGACTAACTCCTCAGCGAACTATATATTTAATATGttggccacttaaaggggttgtctcagttATGAAAGGGCAGCCTACGGGGtctcccatggtgtaaaataacaaaatggCTAATACTATGGAGGCTGTGATAGTACGGTACATAAAGTATAATctacaaaaatatggaaaaaaatgtaTGCCATATCACCCAGCTTTATTTGACCATTTGATACGCCTATGCATGAGTGGttaatattaaaggggatgtGCCAAGAACACAAACCCCATACATAATAGGGGTTGCATTAACACCGTAGAGTGGATTCCCCTGCTTGGGATACCCCCTTTATGAGCCAGAACCATCCTGGTGGATCTTGAGTCATTGCAGTATTACATCGATAGCCGTTCATctgaatggctgccatgtaataTTATAATTGTTtacatctggacaacccctttaaccccttcatgacatggtctattttgggcttaaggacgcaaggatttttggcggattttcttctccatttatcaaaagccataatttttttatttttctgtcgacgcagccgtatgagggcttgttttttgcgtggcgaactgtagtttttatcggtgtccttttttgggtacatagactatattgtaaaacttaaattatttttttatgatagcagggagagaaaactcatcaatttttattttcacagcgttaatcatgcagcataaataagacattcaattttttctgcggaccggtacggttacaatgataccaaaattcttactttttttcaggtttttccacttttctgcaataaaacccctttttttggaaatcttttttttttctaaatcgccgcattcaaagtcctgtaacttttttatttttttatgtacggagctctatgagggcttattttttgcgagaggagctgtagtttttattggtaccattttgggggtacatacggcttttttgatcacttattgcatttttttagcgtttctttttacgcttttttccgtgcgcagtcaaaagcatgtgcaacttattgtatgcgtcgttacagacgcgacaataccaaatatgtggggttttaattttttttatgctaatctgagaaaaagcatgaaaaaaggtttttttcctttttttttttttaattcatttttttaatctttctttttttttttttacaacatttgtgtccctctgggggactttcaccccagtattgcccatcgctgtgataaggcatggcaggtctactgccctgccatgccttatcgcttatacagcgatctcaggcacttgcaacacaggacgccagtgtctggcgtcctgttgccatggcgacaggccgggctctcgcgataacatcgcgagagccggttgaagacacagagggaacgcgctccctctgtgaactctttccctgccgctatctacttagatcgcagcagggaagggtttaacagcgggacatcggctgtgactgacagctggcttctgctgcgggatagtgcgggatcgtatgtgatcccgcgctatccacaggacgtaaacttacgccctggagcgggaaggggttaaatctacaTGGGGCTGTGTCACAGTTGTCTGAGGCATATTTCACTGCTGTGTCTTTCCCCTTGGGTTATCACCAGGGATTTGTATTTAGTAATACAGTGCTATCAATGTAAAACTTAGTAAAAGAtgaatttttttctttgtgtgttTTCCATTTTCCAGGACAAATGTATGGAGAAACCCGGGCCGAAGCTGGATGCCCGATGTGAGGGCTGTTTTGTGAACTGTGTGGAGAGATTTATAGACACGAGCCAATTTATACTGAACCGATTAGAACAGACTCAAAAAACAAGGGACCCCTTTTCAAGAAGTCTTACAGACTGAGGATGAAACTTTATTTTCCAACTGCTAAGTCTTGAAGATCATGCCTGTCGTACCGGGGAGTCCTTGTCCGGGGCGGTCCAGTCTAAGATGACACAAGTTGCTTATCTTTGCGGACTGCTTATTGTTTCCTGGAAAACCTTGGAGATGTTGGCGTTCGTCAAAACTTCCCAGATGAAACTTTAAAAAGTCTTAAGATTTCTCAAGGAACATGAGATGATTCACAAGAGGATACAACTGAATGTCTAACGTCTATCTTCACATTTATTTATGACATTTCATTAAACAGAATTGTGATTGTATTTGCTTGTGTTTCTTTTTAACTTTCAGAGCACGTAGCAAATGTTTTACAAGTTATGGAGGCTAGATTCACCCAATGGAGACAAAATTCTGTCAGATTATGGAAATATGCGCAACACTATTTTTTACTTTAATAGCAGTGGTATAGGGAGTGGGTTCCATTGGTGTTATTggtactagccaagccagaaacctgcacaccgaaacagctgtctgtgtatggggttctggctttggctcactattcccagtcattgttacaaggcttgtttaaaaagtctgacattgacttgcaggaatgctgccttccaatagggggtgctgtagaggtattttttcatttgcatatttcccagaggtgcATGGTTGGCCTTCTAAGTCTTCTCATACCtgcttggtgctctccctaaggagaaacaatacccttcctgaccctggTGAAAGTCATATGACGGATCCGGCACTGCCATTGTTGGAGTCAAGAAGTGGACTCTACAATAAAAGAGATGCCTTCCAGGCACAGAACTCCGAAGACGACATAGATGCGGAATGATCAGTTATGTAATCAATATCTCCAGCAACAATGTATTTTGAGTAACAGAGTCCTCTTTGTCAAGCTACAGGTTCTGTCTCTGTTACTTGAAGAAGATGACCCTGCTCCTTGAAACACACTGTGGATACATTGTCCTAGGACATCTGTGCCTGGAAAGTCTCTTGTGTAATTCACTTCTGGCCTCTATGGTCCAGTGGGAGGAGGAAGATCCAAGGAGCTATGGAGACTGGAGGCATGTGATGTGTGAGGTCCCCTATTAAAGAGATGGGGAGAGGAGAAAGAACCACTTGTCCATAGTAATGGGGTCACACAAGTAGGGGGCAAATACCAGAAGCGTGACAAATCGCTGCATGTGAAACTGGAAGTATCTGAGCTACCAAACTAGTGTCTATAGCTTACAGATCTTTCTGCATGTCCATCATTGGCACACTTAAAGATCTGAAAACCTCTTTGAAGCCCAAGCACCCaacagccattaaaggggttgtcccgcgccgaaacgaagaagacccggactgcgcaagcgcgtctaatttggccattagacgccgaaaattaggcggctccatggaaacgaggacgctagcaacggagcaggtaagtgaataacttcttataacttctgtatggctcataattaatgcacaatgtacattacaaagtgcattaatatggccatacagaagtgtatagacccacttgctgccgcgggacaacccctttaaagatgttttcttggcacaaagGACGGCTAAAACTGTTGTCTGTGGGTTCAGAGGAGTGTGCACTTTTTCCGGGGCAAGggactcttttttttatttttacagatttCCTTTTATTGTTATTTACCTACATTTTATTAGATTAGGTTATTGATATCACATGGGTTTGCGGGCCAACTCTTGGCACCCCTGATGATCAGCCGTGTGAAGGGCCCAAGGCACTTGCATGAGCGCTACGCCCTCTTTAATATTTTCCTTGGCTTGTGGTTTGGTTTGCACGGGGTTGCCAGTTTCTCAGAAATTTCTGGACAGTCTGTAAAATTGAGCGAATTTTCCCAgtgtccgtaaaaaaaaaaaaaatagatgtgcCTGTGAATTCTCTTTCAGGCT
Protein-coding sequences here:
- the TIMM8A gene encoding mitochondrial import inner membrane translocase subunit Tim8 A — translated: MEAAADPELQSFIEAETQKQRFQGLVHQLTELCWDKCMEKPGPKLDARCEGCFVNCVERFIDTSQFILNRLEQTQKTRDPFSRSLTD